The proteins below come from a single Vibrio natriegens NBRC 15636 = ATCC 14048 = DSM 759 genomic window:
- a CDS encoding DUF3316 domain-containing protein, giving the protein MKALITILCMFFAFTATAGERMVQNNKKLYSDTFASKEEAINAGFNMYDSLASANDNQLRWKLNPTGQSVVGHSMNVESAQVRVEEVPVSRGTVEYRAIVDVDFNYRVNEDGR; this is encoded by the coding sequence ATGAAAGCGTTAATTACAATCTTATGTATGTTTTTTGCGTTTACCGCTACCGCTGGTGAACGGATGGTTCAAAACAACAAAAAACTATACTCAGATACATTTGCTAGTAAAGAAGAAGCGATCAATGCTGGTTTCAATATGTACGATTCACTAGCGAGCGCAAATGACAACCAGTTACGTTGGAAACTGAATCCTACTGGTCAAAGCGTTGTCGGACATAGTATGAATGTAGAAAGTGCTCAAGTGAGGGTTGAGGAAGTCCCAGTATCTCGAGGTACTGTTGAGTATCGTGCCATTGTTGACGTTGATTTCAACTACAGAGTTAATGAAGACGGTCGCTAA
- a CDS encoding septal ring lytic transglycosylase RlpA family protein: MKKLNLIFVALILNLLVGCSSASAISQDKTKSYSRSHQLTGKASWYSQKFHGKRTASGERYNKGAYTAAHKSLPFGTIVRVTNTANAKKVDVKINDRGPFVKGRVIDLSQEAFEQIGSIKKGVVPIKIEIIDDSNTFRYKN; this comes from the coding sequence ATGAAAAAACTTAATCTCATTTTTGTCGCTTTGATCCTTAACTTGTTAGTTGGGTGTTCCTCCGCTTCGGCCATAAGCCAAGATAAAACAAAAAGTTATTCCAGATCACATCAGCTTACAGGTAAAGCTTCATGGTATAGTCAAAAGTTTCACGGAAAACGTACAGCAAGTGGTGAGCGATATAACAAAGGAGCTTACACAGCGGCTCATAAAAGCTTACCTTTTGGAACAATCGTGAGAGTCACCAATACAGCAAACGCCAAAAAGGTAGATGTCAAAATCAATGATCGAGGTCCTTTTGTAAAAGGCAGAGTCATTGATCTTTCACAAGAAGCATTTGAGCAAATAGGCAGCATCAAAAAAGGCGTCGTGCCGATCAAAATTGAGATTATTGATGATAGTAATACCTTTAGGTATAAAAACTAA
- a CDS encoding GlxA family transcriptional regulator yields MNAENGVRFLLIPLNNFNMLPFGGFLDKLRFSADEADNSQQRYCSWKILSHTKGLVVSSSGIPIEVDLDPSEVQLADFDYVVLFGSRTAIESQQQSAYYRSFIRTIVANGIPIVSIDNACFTLAELGLLNRHQIVVHWRHHSEFKATYPKVVVRDEQLYHFDRKLISCTGGSAAIDLAVAILQKHVGQIKAEKGLADMLVDENRSMQHRLKSSHQGLYQNRHMDRAVSLMQENLEQTITVEQVATLIGISRRQLDRLFQQKLGVSARHYWQELRLQHVYWRLTHSSHDLVQLADEVGVRDISYLCKIFKKRFGITPGQCRRDPII; encoded by the coding sequence ATGAACGCAGAAAATGGTGTCCGGTTTCTATTGATACCTCTGAATAATTTTAACATGCTTCCGTTTGGCGGCTTCTTGGATAAACTCCGTTTTTCAGCAGATGAAGCCGATAACAGTCAACAACGGTATTGTTCATGGAAAATTTTATCTCACACCAAAGGATTAGTTGTCTCCAGTAGCGGGATCCCGATTGAAGTTGATCTCGACCCTAGCGAAGTTCAGCTTGCGGATTTTGACTATGTGGTTCTGTTTGGTAGTCGCACTGCGATTGAATCACAGCAACAATCAGCTTATTACCGCTCTTTTATTCGAACTATTGTCGCAAATGGAATACCAATAGTAAGCATCGATAACGCTTGCTTTACCCTTGCTGAGCTAGGGTTACTGAACCGTCACCAAATCGTGGTTCATTGGCGACATCATAGTGAATTCAAAGCGACCTACCCTAAAGTCGTCGTACGAGATGAACAACTTTATCATTTTGATCGCAAGCTGATCAGTTGTACTGGGGGAAGTGCCGCTATCGATCTTGCGGTGGCAATTTTGCAAAAACATGTTGGCCAGATAAAAGCAGAAAAAGGCTTAGCGGATATGCTGGTTGATGAAAACCGCAGTATGCAGCACCGCCTGAAATCGTCACATCAAGGACTATACCAGAATCGTCATATGGATAGAGCGGTCTCTTTAATGCAAGAAAACTTAGAGCAGACAATAACCGTTGAACAGGTTGCTACGCTCATTGGCATCAGCCGACGACAATTGGACCGTTTATTTCAGCAAAAGCTTGGCGTTTCCGCGCGTCACTATTGGCAAGAGTTGCGTTTACAACATGTGTACTGGCGATTGACGCATTCTAGCCATGACCTTGTGCAACTTGCAGATGAAGTTGGTGTAAGAGATATCAGCTATCTATGCAAGATTTTCAAAAAAAGATTTGGCATCACACCAGGGCAATGCCGTCGCGATCCAATAATTTAA
- a CDS encoding YhdT family protein — MQKNSDLIHQANREACWAILLALGYFAWWYCGAYVFSAPKDELQLPQLYWGMPLWFVLSCVLGPILFTVLCALMVKYLYKDIPLDKYDDEHYE, encoded by the coding sequence ATGCAAAAAAACTCTGATCTTATCCATCAGGCCAATCGCGAAGCGTGTTGGGCGATACTTCTTGCTCTGGGCTACTTTGCCTGGTGGTACTGTGGTGCCTATGTTTTCTCTGCGCCAAAAGACGAACTGCAACTCCCTCAATTATACTGGGGCATGCCACTGTGGTTTGTATTGTCATGTGTACTTGGCCCCATCCTTTTCACCGTGCTATGCGCGCTAATGGTTAAATACCTTTATAAGGATATCCCTCTCGATAAATACGATGACGAACATTATGAATAG
- a CDS encoding HAD family hydrolase yields the protein MIKLIITDMDGTFLNRHGDYNRELFQQVVTSMQEHGVKFAPCTGKQVERVEELFGEQSKDFWILGDSATRIKHQGQIIYQSLLNNALGLNIIQQLESIQGSHIVIACTPEFAAIKRDTPEHLRNLVRTSYAEVKLVDSYTDIDSDFVKITVYDENKQCPLIRPQLSHFDEQAYIVVSEAAWIDIANAGVHKGTTVEKLQSIVGATEAETMVFGDGFNDIELMERAHFSFAMRNAFEETKAAANYITRSNDEDGVMHTILQFLALQTKS from the coding sequence ATGATTAAACTGATTATCACGGATATGGATGGGACGTTTCTAAACCGTCATGGGGATTACAACCGCGAATTATTCCAGCAAGTAGTCACCAGCATGCAAGAGCATGGTGTGAAGTTCGCCCCTTGTACTGGCAAGCAAGTTGAACGGGTTGAAGAACTATTCGGAGAACAAAGCAAAGATTTCTGGATACTCGGAGACAGCGCTACTCGTATCAAACATCAGGGACAGATTATTTATCAATCTCTTCTCAATAATGCGTTAGGTCTTAACATCATTCAGCAATTAGAGTCTATCCAAGGCTCGCATATCGTCATTGCGTGTACCCCCGAATTTGCTGCTATCAAACGAGATACACCCGAGCATTTACGCAACTTAGTAAGAACCTCTTATGCTGAGGTAAAATTGGTCGATTCATATACAGATATTGATTCTGATTTCGTAAAGATCACTGTTTATGATGAGAACAAACAGTGTCCACTAATTCGTCCTCAACTCTCTCACTTTGACGAACAAGCCTATATCGTTGTATCAGAAGCTGCATGGATCGATATTGCGAATGCTGGCGTTCACAAAGGAACCACCGTTGAAAAACTGCAATCCATCGTCGGAGCAACAGAAGCTGAAACCATGGTATTTGGAGACGGATTCAATGATATCGAGCTAATGGAACGTGCTCACTTTAGCTTTGCCATGCGTAATGCTTTTGAAGAAACGAAAGCGGCGGCAAACTATATTACCCGTTCAAATGATGAGGATGGTGTAATGCACACGATTTTACAGTTCCTAGCCCTGCAAACAAAATCATAA
- a CDS encoding amidohydrolase, protein MRISPLVFALLSASGTTWAASPAKPFADTIYVGGEIITVNDSELTTEALAIKNGRILAVGKESELMKLRDDHTKIVDLDGKTIIPGFIDGHGHVFNTGIQALSANLLADPDGNVNSIASLQEELRSWVAKPENGKHGIILGFGYDDSQLKEQRHPTRQELDEVSKDLPVLIIHQSGHLATLNTKALELAGLTAESTDPDGGKIRRESDGKTPNGVLEETAFFGTLLPLFAKLNAKENEVIFKAGMELYASFGYTTAQEGRASTSAVKTMYDLAQSGKLPIDVAAYPDIQVAQEVISPPYYSSEYSNGFRVAGAKLNLDGSPQGKTAWLTEPYLVPPVGQEKGYKGYPSMSDEQAAELIELAHRNGWQLLTHVNGDAAIDQLLNGIEASEKKHGVPDRGFIAIHAQTARKDQVERFKRLGVFPSFFPMHTFYWGDWHMNSVLGKDRAENISPTGWARDLGMIYTSHHDSPVALPNSMRVYSATVNRVSRTGHVLGPKQRVSALDGLKSQTLWAATQYKEEKSKGSLEVGKLADLVILSENPLTAKPETLADIKVLETIKEGLTVYSSDQQVAAGSCVNTKRCQEIATATMISAGLLHHSH, encoded by the coding sequence ATGAGAATTTCACCTTTGGTATTCGCTTTACTTTCCGCCAGTGGGACCACTTGGGCGGCAAGTCCAGCAAAACCTTTTGCAGATACGATCTATGTTGGCGGCGAGATTATTACGGTTAATGACTCCGAACTTACCACTGAAGCTTTAGCGATTAAAAATGGTCGCATTTTAGCGGTCGGTAAAGAATCAGAATTGATGAAGTTACGAGATGATCATACGAAAATTGTCGATTTAGATGGTAAAACGATAATTCCAGGCTTTATCGATGGTCATGGACATGTTTTTAACACGGGCATTCAAGCATTATCTGCGAACTTACTTGCCGATCCTGATGGTAATGTAAATAGTATTGCGTCGCTGCAAGAAGAACTAAGATCTTGGGTGGCGAAGCCAGAAAACGGCAAGCATGGAATCATCCTGGGGTTTGGTTATGATGACTCACAGCTAAAAGAGCAAAGGCATCCTACTCGCCAAGAATTGGATGAAGTATCTAAAGACCTTCCGGTACTTATTATTCATCAGTCAGGTCACTTAGCAACGTTGAACACTAAAGCATTGGAGTTGGCAGGTTTGACGGCTGAGAGCACCGATCCTGATGGCGGTAAGATTCGTCGTGAGAGTGATGGAAAAACACCTAATGGTGTGCTGGAAGAAACTGCTTTCTTTGGGACCTTGCTACCGCTATTTGCCAAACTCAACGCCAAAGAGAATGAAGTCATTTTTAAAGCGGGTATGGAGCTTTACGCAAGTTTTGGTTATACCACCGCTCAGGAAGGCCGCGCTTCAACGTCGGCGGTGAAAACCATGTACGACTTAGCTCAATCGGGAAAACTCCCTATCGATGTGGCCGCGTATCCTGATATTCAAGTGGCTCAAGAGGTTATCTCTCCTCCGTATTACTCAAGTGAGTATTCTAATGGATTCCGCGTGGCAGGAGCTAAGCTTAATCTGGATGGTTCTCCTCAAGGCAAAACCGCTTGGCTAACGGAACCTTACCTTGTTCCACCTGTTGGTCAAGAGAAAGGCTACAAAGGTTACCCGAGTATGAGTGATGAACAAGCCGCTGAGCTTATAGAGTTAGCACACCGTAATGGGTGGCAATTGTTAACCCATGTCAACGGTGATGCTGCAATTGATCAATTGCTTAATGGTATTGAAGCGAGTGAGAAAAAACACGGTGTACCTGACCGAGGTTTTATCGCAATACATGCGCAGACCGCTCGTAAAGATCAAGTAGAGCGATTTAAGCGCTTGGGCGTTTTTCCGTCGTTTTTCCCAATGCACACTTTCTATTGGGGTGATTGGCACATGAATTCCGTTTTAGGCAAAGATCGAGCAGAGAATATCTCGCCAACAGGCTGGGCTCGAGATTTAGGCATGATTTATACCTCTCACCATGATTCTCCTGTGGCTCTACCTAACTCAATGCGTGTTTATTCCGCGACAGTTAACCGCGTAAGTCGTACTGGGCATGTTTTGGGGCCTAAACAACGCGTGTCGGCGCTGGACGGATTAAAATCGCAAACATTATGGGCGGCCACTCAATACAAAGAAGAGAAAAGCAAAGGTTCTCTGGAAGTAGGAAAACTCGCTGACTTGGTTATTTTGTCTGAGAACCCGCTCACGGCAAAACCTGAAACACTGGCCGATATCAAAGTATTAGAAACGATAAAAGAAGGGCTAACGGTATATTCAAGTGATCAACAAGTCGCCGCAGGTAGTTGCGTAAACACTAAGCGATGTCAGGAAATCGCAACTGCCACGATGATTTCTGCCGGACTATTGCATCACTCCCACTGA
- the mqo gene encoding malate dehydrogenase (quinone) — MNNATGINELNQLSSDREKMVDIVLIGGGIMSGTLGTFIQQLEPNWTIEMFERLDDVAQESSNAWNNAGTGHASLAESNYTPEMPNGQVTIGKAVDIYEQFQLSRQFWSYLVKEGTISNPGSFIKSAPHMSFVTGENNVEFLRKRFKLLRTIPLFDGMVYSEDEQQIRSWAPLLMENRDPSQPVAATRSRFGTDVNFGALTHHMVDALGTNHNFKLNLQHEVRSLKHQPDGTWKLKVKDFSSNKTRTVHTKYVFIGAGGASLTLLQKSGIKAAKSYGGFPVGGQFLVTEKPDIIKAHKAKVYGKAPVGAPPMSVPHMDTRVIDGKEVVLFGPFATFSSKFLKNGSLLDLFNSVRPSNLLPMTQVGMKSFDLIKYLIGQLTQSNEDRMNALREFFPSADIKDWSLVQAGQRVQIIKHVPGKGGELHLGSELVHAEDGSLTALLGASPGASVSTSIMLQLLERCFSNEMASDKWKHKIKEMIPSYGLPLIEHPQLNQEILRTTSEILHLEQDLLEVRSSKESIVEQNEPVYACRA, encoded by the coding sequence ATGAACAACGCAACTGGTATAAATGAATTAAACCAGCTCAGTTCTGACAGAGAAAAAATGGTTGATATTGTCTTAATCGGAGGAGGTATCATGAGCGGGACGCTCGGTACATTCATCCAACAACTAGAGCCCAACTGGACAATAGAAATGTTTGAGCGCCTTGATGATGTCGCTCAAGAAAGTTCCAACGCATGGAATAACGCCGGAACGGGGCATGCCTCTCTTGCGGAATCTAATTATACGCCAGAGATGCCGAACGGCCAGGTCACGATAGGTAAAGCTGTTGATATTTATGAACAATTTCAATTGTCTCGTCAGTTTTGGTCCTATCTGGTAAAGGAAGGCACAATTAGTAACCCGGGTAGCTTTATCAAAAGTGCTCCTCATATGAGCTTCGTCACTGGCGAAAACAATGTCGAGTTTCTGCGTAAACGCTTCAAATTGCTTCGAACTATTCCTCTTTTTGATGGCATGGTTTATTCAGAAGATGAACAACAGATCCGCTCTTGGGCTCCATTACTGATGGAAAACCGCGATCCAAGCCAGCCTGTTGCGGCCACCCGTTCTCGTTTTGGTACTGATGTGAACTTTGGCGCTTTGACACATCACATGGTTGACGCCCTGGGAACAAATCACAACTTCAAACTCAACTTGCAACACGAAGTCCGTTCACTGAAACACCAGCCTGATGGTACCTGGAAATTAAAAGTGAAGGATTTTAGTAGCAACAAAACCCGTACTGTTCATACGAAATATGTATTTATAGGCGCAGGAGGCGCATCCCTTACGCTCCTGCAAAAATCAGGAATAAAAGCAGCCAAAAGCTATGGTGGTTTTCCTGTTGGTGGTCAATTCCTAGTGACCGAAAAACCTGACATCATTAAAGCCCACAAAGCCAAAGTATATGGCAAAGCCCCCGTCGGTGCCCCACCCATGTCGGTGCCACATATGGATACCCGAGTCATAGATGGAAAAGAAGTGGTTCTATTCGGCCCATTTGCAACCTTCTCAAGTAAGTTCCTGAAAAATGGTTCTTTATTAGACTTGTTTAATTCCGTACGCCCATCAAACTTACTGCCAATGACACAAGTAGGGATGAAGAGCTTTGATCTTATCAAATACCTTATCGGCCAGCTAACACAGAGCAATGAAGACCGAATGAATGCACTGCGCGAATTTTTCCCGTCGGCAGACATCAAGGATTGGTCTTTGGTACAAGCAGGTCAGCGCGTCCAAATCATAAAGCATGTGCCAGGTAAAGGTGGTGAATTACACCTCGGATCCGAACTTGTTCACGCTGAAGATGGTAGCCTCACCGCCTTATTAGGCGCATCACCAGGAGCATCTGTTTCGACTTCGATAATGCTTCAATTACTTGAACGTTGTTTCAGTAACGAGATGGCTTCGGATAAGTGGAAGCATAAAATTAAAGAAATGATTCCATCATATGGGTTGCCATTAATCGAACACCCTCAATTGAATCAGGAAATTTTACGTACAACGAGTGAAATACTGCACTTAGAGCAGGACTTACTTGAGGTTCGCTCGAGTAAAGAAAGCATAGTGGAGCAAAACGAACCAGTTTATGCCTGCAGGGCTTAA
- a CDS encoding LysE family translocator, which translates to MTFEIWCVFALSALGLACVPGPNSLLALSHGARYGYKKTIWTICGGISGFFILITVAMLGLGTLLEAKPELMIGLQWLGALYLAWLGFKLFFVSAVSIEQTRNVVSVLPKELFKQGYFAALSNPKVLLFFTAFLAQFINPEEAFIPQFLVITFSFLCIEFAVEFSVARLADKVKTLLLANGRIFNQCCGAIFLLLAAVAVVKSLS; encoded by the coding sequence ATGACGTTTGAAATTTGGTGTGTCTTTGCTTTGTCTGCTCTAGGTCTTGCTTGTGTGCCGGGCCCAAACTCACTTTTGGCACTAAGTCATGGTGCTCGATATGGTTATAAAAAGACAATTTGGACGATATGTGGGGGGATTAGTGGCTTTTTCATATTGATCACGGTAGCAATGCTAGGTTTAGGCACGCTACTAGAAGCAAAACCTGAGTTGATGATTGGTCTTCAATGGTTGGGTGCATTGTATCTTGCTTGGTTAGGTTTCAAGCTATTCTTCGTATCAGCTGTGAGCATAGAACAAACAAGAAATGTGGTTTCTGTATTGCCTAAGGAGCTGTTTAAGCAAGGGTATTTTGCAGCACTGTCCAACCCGAAAGTATTGTTATTTTTTACGGCTTTTTTAGCTCAGTTTATCAACCCAGAAGAAGCATTTATTCCACAGTTCCTGGTGATAACATTCAGCTTTCTTTGCATCGAGTTCGCTGTAGAGTTTAGCGTGGCAAGACTCGCTGATAAGGTTAAAACGCTACTTTTAGCCAATGGGCGAATCTTCAATCAGTGTTGCGGTGCGATTTTCTTGCTGTTAGCAGCAGTGGCTGTTGTTAAAAGCCTATCATAA
- a CDS encoding energy transducer TonB has translation MRILSLLSISLLALSGCASKQEVYLTQSPIKVELQDLQDYWVQTSEDFRFSLKPHIDVPKIGGYVQINYLIDSNGEIFNPTIVESSPEGEWDLIALKALSKLEYVPSESNTLKIPVYVTSEISFQSR, from the coding sequence ATGAGAATTTTGAGTTTATTATCGATAAGTCTTTTAGCTTTAAGTGGTTGTGCATCAAAGCAGGAAGTATATTTGACACAATCACCAATTAAAGTTGAGCTACAGGATTTACAAGATTATTGGGTTCAGACATCTGAAGATTTTAGGTTCAGTTTAAAGCCTCATATTGATGTGCCAAAAATAGGTGGTTATGTACAAATCAACTATTTAATAGACTCGAATGGAGAGATATTTAACCCTACAATTGTAGAGTCATCTCCCGAGGGGGAGTGGGATCTCATCGCGTTAAAGGCTTTAAGTAAACTAGAATATGTTCCGTCTGAATCTAATACATTAAAAATACCTGTTTACGTGACAAGTGAAATCAGTTTTCAAAGTAGATAA
- the panF gene encoding sodium/pantothenate symporter → MNSQLIIPLCIYLFAVFALAFLTRRYHKPGNFLTEYFVGSRSMGGFVLAMTLAATYASASSFIGGPGAAYKMGLGWVLLAMIQLPATWLTLGVLGKKFAIEARRHNAVTINDILYARFKSRKVVIFSSLALLLAFFGTMVVQFVGGARLLQTVLGISYQNGLLLFACTVGIYTTIGGFRAVVLTDTVQGVMMVIGTIVLLAGVIHAGGSLENLVTKLHSIDPALVTPYGPDHFLSQPFILSFWVLVCFGVIGLPQAAVRCMSYKDSPSLHKGMVISTIMIALLMFGTHLTGALGRALVPEVASPDQIMPTLMMTVLPPMFAGIFLAGPMAAIMSTIDSQLIQASSTLLKDLYINYINPQIVEDKRADSKLNRISLWTTAIFASLVFVAATNPPDMIIWLNLVALGGLQAVFLWPLVFGLYWSKASATGAFSSMVIGLGVYISLVWLKPDMAGVHPIVPTMITGMLAFVIGSLLKPNAANNEQLVSVN, encoded by the coding sequence ATGAATAGCCAGCTTATTATTCCTTTATGTATTTACCTTTTTGCGGTTTTCGCTCTGGCATTCCTGACTCGCCGTTATCACAAGCCGGGGAACTTTCTTACCGAATACTTCGTGGGAAGCCGCAGTATGGGAGGATTTGTCCTCGCCATGACGCTGGCGGCAACTTATGCGAGCGCCAGTAGCTTTATCGGCGGACCGGGAGCGGCTTACAAAATGGGACTGGGCTGGGTGTTGCTGGCAATGATCCAGCTGCCGGCTACCTGGCTGACTCTGGGCGTTCTCGGGAAAAAATTTGCGATAGAAGCAAGACGCCATAACGCGGTGACGATCAACGATATTTTATATGCCCGTTTTAAGAGCCGAAAAGTCGTGATCTTCTCTTCACTTGCTCTGCTTCTGGCCTTTTTCGGAACAATGGTAGTGCAATTTGTTGGGGGAGCCCGCCTGTTGCAAACTGTGCTTGGGATCAGCTATCAGAATGGGCTACTGTTATTCGCCTGTACAGTCGGCATATACACGACGATTGGTGGTTTCCGGGCTGTTGTTCTGACTGACACCGTTCAGGGGGTGATGATGGTCATCGGCACCATCGTTCTGCTGGCTGGTGTTATTCATGCTGGTGGGAGTCTGGAAAACCTGGTCACCAAACTTCACTCCATTGACCCTGCTCTGGTGACACCATATGGTCCGGATCATTTCCTGAGTCAGCCGTTCATCCTGAGCTTTTGGGTTCTGGTCTGTTTTGGCGTCATCGGGTTACCTCAGGCTGCTGTTCGATGCATGTCATACAAAGACAGCCCTTCTCTGCATAAAGGTATGGTGATCAGTACAATTATGATTGCATTACTGATGTTTGGAACTCACCTGACCGGAGCCTTAGGCAGAGCACTCGTGCCAGAGGTTGCCAGCCCGGATCAAATCATGCCAACACTGATGATGACGGTTCTGCCCCCGATGTTTGCCGGAATTTTTCTCGCAGGGCCAATGGCGGCCATTATGTCGACTATCGATTCACAGCTGATTCAAGCATCATCGACGCTGCTGAAAGACCTTTATATAAACTATATCAATCCCCAGATCGTTGAAGACAAGCGTGCAGACAGTAAACTGAACCGCATTTCACTGTGGACGACCGCTATCTTCGCCAGTCTGGTTTTTGTTGCTGCGACGAATCCCCCGGATATGATCATCTGGCTGAACCTTGTGGCATTGGGTGGTCTGCAGGCCGTATTTTTATGGCCGCTGGTATTTGGTTTGTACTGGTCAAAAGCCTCGGCTACCGGCGCGTTTAGCTCCATGGTCATTGGGCTCGGTGTATACATCAGCTTAGTTTGGCTCAAACCCGATATGGCTGGTGTCCACCCCATCGTTCCGACGATGATTACTGGCATGCTTGCTTTTGTTATCGGCAGCTTATTGAAACCGAATGCAGCTAATAACGAACAGTTAGTATCAGTCAATTAA
- a CDS encoding DeoR/GlpR family DNA-binding transcription regulator, whose amino-acid sequence MEKFSPEERHQLILNLLKSHNKVMATDLAVQLGTTEATIRRDLRFLANEGLCKRIHGGALSLVPPTGTQEQRLENRNSEKQALALAALTIIKAEQVIFLDASSTHMLLASLLPTDIGLTVVTNSPAIATRLLERQHIRTILIGGELNYAVGGAIDITAVEALSKFRFDLCFMGICGWSSEAGFSAIHYQDGEFKRHAASKAGAIVALCTEDKIEALGPYPFMESKDVDYLICSPSNTVAKDYFSQLDCTVITTNPL is encoded by the coding sequence ATGGAAAAATTTTCACCAGAAGAACGCCATCAGTTAATCCTGAATTTACTCAAATCTCATAATAAAGTGATGGCAACTGACCTAGCCGTGCAACTTGGAACCACCGAAGCCACGATTCGTCGAGACTTACGTTTTCTAGCCAATGAAGGATTATGTAAACGAATTCATGGCGGTGCGCTGTCTCTCGTGCCACCGACAGGAACGCAAGAGCAACGCCTGGAGAACAGAAATAGCGAAAAACAGGCTTTAGCACTTGCGGCACTAACCATTATCAAAGCAGAACAAGTCATTTTCCTAGATGCCAGCAGTACCCATATGTTGCTCGCAAGCCTGTTACCTACTGATATCGGTTTAACGGTCGTAACTAACAGCCCAGCTATCGCCACCCGACTACTGGAAAGGCAACATATCAGAACCATTCTTATTGGTGGTGAATTGAATTATGCCGTTGGTGGAGCCATCGACATTACAGCCGTTGAAGCACTAAGCAAATTTCGATTTGATCTTTGTTTTATGGGGATTTGTGGATGGTCGTCTGAAGCAGGATTCAGCGCGATTCACTATCAGGATGGTGAGTTCAAACGCCATGCAGCATCAAAAGCTGGCGCAATTGTTGCGTTATGTACTGAGGACAAAATTGAAGCATTAGGCCCCTACCCATTTATGGAATCTAAGGACGTTGATTACCTAATCTGTTCTCCAAGCAATACGGTAGCAAAAGATTATTTCAGCCAATTAGATTGCACCGTGATTACCACTAATCCTCTTTAA
- the nlpI gene encoding lipoprotein NlpI: protein MVKWYKFYSLGALIVLTGCNPVEQDISQESSTRNEKQLVYPAMAVPLQPNAMAEANIAKLNHLLTDKELDDEARAEIYLKRGLYYDEIGLRDLASTDYAKSLEINPQQPDIYNLLGMYYTQLSQFDAAYDAFYSSLELDPSNKQAIYNRAIALYYGGRPELALEDMKTFHEDNPNDPFRAIWLYIIESDVDKTAATAKLQESYKNRTDEWGWVLAGILLNEITEENAVKLVTNSTTDNKVMAQRLTEAYFYLGKYYMEHGDMSRALSVYKLAISLNVCSYNEHSYAYLELERISKDFKAAKEAGNTEKFVSLN, encoded by the coding sequence ATGGTTAAATGGTATAAGTTTTATAGTCTAGGTGCGCTGATTGTTTTGACAGGATGTAACCCTGTTGAGCAAGACATTTCACAAGAAAGCTCAACCCGAAATGAAAAACAATTAGTTTATCCAGCTATGGCTGTACCGTTGCAACCGAATGCAATGGCAGAGGCTAATATTGCAAAACTAAATCATCTCCTGACAGATAAAGAACTCGACGATGAGGCTCGTGCAGAAATCTATTTAAAACGAGGTCTCTATTATGATGAGATTGGGTTAAGAGATTTGGCGAGTACAGACTATGCCAAGTCGCTGGAGATCAACCCTCAACAACCTGATATCTACAATCTGCTTGGGATGTACTACACCCAACTGAGTCAGTTTGATGCTGCCTATGACGCATTTTATTCATCTCTTGAATTGGATCCGAGTAATAAGCAGGCTATCTACAACCGTGCAATTGCACTTTATTATGGTGGAAGACCAGAACTTGCACTGGAAGACATGAAAACTTTCCATGAGGACAACCCGAATGATCCTTTCCGTGCTATCTGGTTATACATTATAGAATCGGACGTTGATAAAACTGCAGCAACGGCAAAGTTACAAGAGAGTTATAAAAACCGCACCGATGAGTGGGGTTGGGTGTTAGCCGGTATACTGCTAAACGAAATAACTGAAGAAAATGCTGTTAAACTGGTTACTAATAGCACAACAGATAATAAAGTGATGGCACAGCGACTTACCGAAGCTTATTTTTATTTAGGTAAGTATTATATGGAACATGGCGATATGAGCCGAGCGCTATCAGTGTACAAGTTAGCCATATCTTTGAACGTATGCAGTTATAATGAGCATAGCTATGCATATTTAGAGTTAGAACGTATTTCAAAAGATTTTAAAGCAGCGAAAGAAGCGGGTAATACAGAAAAATTTGTTAGTTTAAACTAA